One Plasmodium vivax chromosome 13, whole genome shotgun sequence genomic region harbors:
- a CDS encoding ubiquitin fusion degradation protein, putative (encoded by transcript PVX_085555A) — protein MVKIETLKCVSKVYIQNCKKKKKKKVRKKLSLFPFLQWSFTNFNNFLGRDFLNISEPFTEEYTCYPVSFIGKDDMENGNKIILPQTALNALARRHISWPMLFEVSNPYTEKRTHSGVLEFISDEGTCHMPYWMMQQLCLKEGDIVRVTSVSLPKGTFVKLKPCSTDFMELSNHRAVLETALRNYATLTIGDNIVIHYLGNTYEIKIVDLKPAFACTIIETDVEVEFEEPVDYKQSVQYVEEPVPVEESKFKGKGQRTDGKACKTSKKNKVKQKVVENIEPWKDKLVGGVRTKCAEYEDLLRKGRIPGIIGKFQERKN, from the exons AtggtaaaaattgaaacattAAAATGTGTAAGCAAGGTTTACatacaaaattgcaaaaaaaaaaaaaaaaaaaaagtgaggaaaaaattgtctTTATTCCCCTTCCTGCAGTGGAGTTTTAcgaattttaataatttcctGGGCAGAGACTTTTTGAACATATCCGAACCGTTCACGGAAGAATACACCTGCTACCCTGTGTCATTCATTGGGAAAGATGACAtggaaaatggaaacaaaa TCATACTTCCACAGACTGCTCTAAATGCCCTCGCTAGGAGACACATTTCATGGCCAATGCTGTTCGAAGTATCTAACCCGTACACG GAGAAGCGCACACACAGTGGGGTTCTGGAGTTTATTTCAGACGAGGGGACGTGCCACATGCCATACTGG ATGATGCAGCAGCTGTGCCTGAAGGAAGGAGACATCGTGAGAGTCACCAGCGTTAGCCTACCCAAAGGCACATTTGTTAAGCTGAAGCCGTGCTCGACGGATTTTATGGAACTCTCCAACCACAGAGCTGT CCTTGAAACGGCCCTGCGGAATTACGCCACCCTGACCATTGGCGACAATATCGTAATTCACTACTTGGGAAATACATACGAGATAAAGATTgtg GACTTGAAACCCGCCTTCGCTTGCACTATCATCGAAACGGACGTCGAGGTTGAATTTGAAGAGCCAGTGGACTACAAGCAAA GTGTGCAGTATGTGGAGGAGCCCGTGCCCGTGGAAGAAAGC AAATTCAAAGGAAAGGGACAAAGGACGGACGGAAAAGCCTGCAAAACCAGTAAGAAGAATAAAGTCAAGCAGAAGGTTGTAGAAAATATTGAGCCGTGGAAGGATAAGCTTGTTGGAGGAGTCAGG ACCAAGTGTGCCGAGTATGAAGATCTGCTAAGGAAGGGCCGTATCCCTGGAATAATTGGAAAATTTCAAGAACGAAAAAACTAA
- a CDS encoding hypothetical protein (encoded by transcript PVX_085560A), which yields MNKKCEEIKLNYYTCLNRSKRNPGKCRDVEAELRECSKTTGESYCIDEINNLMDCSRTPDPTACAKEFFLFRECNRPDGRHMMIEDGKYVIAKEHLDKYNVSSAIIGPVDAPERVNSNTAAFLEKMKETLHLKNFKEKFVAYKW from the exons atgaacaaaaaatgcgAAGAGATAAAATTAAACTACTACACGTGCTTGAATAGAAGCAAGAGGAACCCGGGCAAGTGCAGGGATGTGGAAGCCGAGCTCAGGGAATGCTCCAAAAC GACAGGGGAGTCCTACTGCATAGACGAGATTAACAACCTTATGGATTGCTCCAG GACCCCAGATCCCACAGCTTGCGCGAAggagtttttccttttccgcgAGTGCAACCGGCCGGATGGACGGCACATGATGATAGAG GACGGAAAATACGTCATCGCGAAGGAACACCTGGACAAGTACAACGTCAGCAGCGCCATCATAGGGCCGGTGGACGCCCCAGAAAGGGTCAACTCCAACACGGCGGCTTTtctggaaaaaatgaaagaaactttgcacttaaaaaattttaaggaaaaattcGTTGCATACAAGTGGTGA